One Onychostoma macrolepis isolate SWU-2019 chromosome 10, ASM1243209v1, whole genome shotgun sequence genomic region harbors:
- the LOC131547915 gene encoding olfactory receptor 1M1-like translates to MQNASNGIIQPAGFYIVALSSMPYSNIYVMFLTVLYVITVMCNVFLIAIIFYDHRLHVPKFMAVANLALVDIVLSTSLVPGMIKTYIVLDNFVPFKLCLVQMYTYYTFLSLEPFSLCILSYDRFIAICFPLRHDSINTNTRMAYIIGAVWLFCIVIILYAVISIPALFFCGSFDVYSYFCDYAPVLVLACGDITPQWNFATALTILFITVPLILIFLTYMGILTAVFRMKNNQSRFKALATCTEHLILVALFFIPIVIIFCFTFFGIIWNPSAGLVSLSLSSLITPCVNPILYSLKTKEIRSRIHSLLTQRLSVHPLKTSKNECTT, encoded by the coding sequence ATGCAAAACGCCAGCAACGGCATCATTCAGCCTGCAGGATTTTACATTGTTGCATTGAGTTCAATGCCTTACAGTAATATCTATGTCATGTTCCTCACTGTACTTTATGTGATCACAGTCATGTGCAATGTCTTTCTGATCGCCATCATTTTCTATGACCACCGTCTGCATGTCCCAAAGTTCATGGCCGTTGCTAATCTGGCTTTGGTTGATATTGTTCTCAGCACCTCTCTTGTGCCTGGCATGATCAAGACTTACATTGTTCTAGACAATTTTGTGCCATTCAAACTGTGCCTTGTGCAAATGTATACTTACTATACTTTTTTATCCCTTGAACCATTTTCCTTATGCATTCTCTCTTATGACAGGTTCATTGCGATCTGTTTCCCTTTAAGACATGACTCTATTAACACAAACACCAGAATGGCTTATATAATCGGTGCAGTTtggttgttttgtattgttataATTCTCTATGCTGTTATATCCATCCCAGCCCTGTTCTTTTGTGGCTCTTTTGATGTCTACAGCTATTTTTGTGATTATGCTCCTGTTTTAGTACTTGCTTGTGGTGATATAACACCCCAGTGGAATTTTGCCACTGCTTTAACTATACTCTTTATTACTGTAccattgattttaattttcttgACCTACATGGGTATACTGACTGCTGTattcagaatgaaaaataatcagAGCCGGTTTAAGGCTCTGGCCACGTGCACAGAGCACCTCATATTAGTGGCCCTTTTCTTCATTCCTATTGTAATCATcttctgttttacattttttggaaTTATTTGGAACCCAAGTGCAGGTCTGGTGAGCTTGTCTTTGTCGTCCCTCATCACACCCTGTGTGAATCCCATCCTCTACTCACTGAAAACTAAAGAGATTCGAAGCAGGATTCATTCATTGTTAACCCAGAGACTGTCTGTTCATCCTCTAAAAACTTCTAAAAATGAATGTACAACATAA
- the LOC131548443 gene encoding cytochrome c oxidase assembly factor 4 homolog, mitochondrial: protein MTSTPPSPHNRSRSEDEDDPVDGMISRTGCAELHYALQECMAEHQDWRKCQTEVQKFKECMTTYQNTRKVQLLKQRTSATQSA, encoded by the coding sequence ATGACATCGACTCCTCCATCCCCTCACAACCGGAGCAGGagtgaggatgaggatgatccAGTGGACGGGATGATCTCGAGGACAGGCTGTGCTGAGCTGCACTATGCTCTGCAGGAGTGTATGGCTGAGCATCAGGACTGGAGGAAGTGTCAGACTGAGGTTCAGAAGTTTAAGGAGTGCATGACCACCTACCAGAACACTCGCAAAGTGCAGCTCCTGAAGCAGAGGACTTCCGCCACACAATCTGCCTGA
- the or42a9 gene encoding olfactory receptor 1M1, whose amino-acid sequence MGSLTSVQSNSSANVTFVRPATFFIGGFSNFPHAKYYYVFLCFVYAVTVLGNLFIMCIIYLARRLHSAKYIAVFNLALSDLCGSSALVPKLIDMFLFEHQLISYEACLMNMFFVFHFMNVQSLTLLALAYDRLVAICFPLRYHAIITKTSMSLIIGSMWMFSMVLFAVLVGLVNRLSFCRSTEVNSYFCDHGPVISLSCNSNSINYLMAYVLFGLLICLPVIVITLSYCCIAAALLKIAHGADRIKAMKTCTSHLVLVAVFYLPILSVNVKSISTSIDPNSRIINNSLTQIIPPMLNPIIYTLKTEEVMQSIKELYKRHKVNTTTERDAKQRMEI is encoded by the coding sequence ATGGGCAGCTTGACTTCAGTGCAGTCAAACTCCTCTGCAAATGTGACCTTTGTTCGTCCTGCAACATTCTTCATCGGAGGCTTTTCTAATTTCCCTCATGCAAAATACTACTATGTGTTCTTGTGTTTTGTATATGCTGTGACTGTTTTGGGGAATTTATTTATCATGTGTATCATTTATTTGGCCCGCAGACTTCACTCAGCCAAATACATTGCAGTCTTTAATCTGGCTCTTTCTGATCTGTGTGGAAGCTCGGCTTTGGTTCCAAAACTCATAgacatgtttttatttgagCACCAGCTCATTTCATATGAAGCATGCTTGATgaatatgttttttgtgtttcattttatgAACGTTCAGTCTTTGACACTACTTGCTTTGGCTTATGACAGACTGGTTGCTATTTGTTTTCCTCTACGGTATCATGCCATTATTACCAAAACATCCATGTCACTCATTATAGGCAGTATGTGGATGTTTTCCATGGTTTTATTCGCTGTCCTTGTGGGATTAGTCAACAGACTCTCTTTTTGTAGGTCTACTGAGGTCAATAGCTATTTCTGTGATCACGGCCCTGTCATCAGCCTTTCCTGTAACAGTAATTCCATAAACTACCTCATGGCATATGTTTTATTTGGTCTCCTAATTTGCCTGCCGGTGATAGTGATAACCCTCTCATATTGTTGCATTGCTGCGGCATTGCTCAAGATTGCTCATGGTGCTGATCGCATCAAAGCCATGAAAACCTGCACCTCGCATCTTGTATTAGTGGCAGTTTTTTATCTACCGATTTTAAGTGTAAATGTTAAATCCATATCAACATCTATTGATCCAAACTCCCGGATAATTAACAATTCCCTGACGCAAATAATACCACCTATGCTGAATCCCATCATTTACACTCTAAAGACAGAGGAGGTCATGCAATCCATAAAAGAACTGTACAAACGACACAAGGTGAACACTACTACAGAGAGAGATGCGAAACAGAGAATGGAAATATAG
- the LOC131547727 gene encoding olfactory receptor 1L6-like codes for MRYYYIFLFIAYFISILGNSCLMFVIITDRNLQTPKYITVFNLSLTNICESITVIPQKLGAFLFGNQLIPYGLCLCDMLSNMLFFSVHSLTLSILSSERLAAICLPLRYHMIVTHRSMLVRIGASCTLTLMRTIISRLYFCRTRVIIIHFSDRRSNFPSCVSMSVLFQVIIMFPVFCVIFSYTCIAVTLFRTPQDHQNATKTCTAHLMVVAYLPICITYVFWVLLSTSTTISILSLTSVLPSMLNPIIYTFMTKEFMASVKKA; via the coding sequence AtgagatactattatatatTCCTGTTTATTGCTTACTTTATTTCTATTCTAGGAAACTCCTGCCTTATGTTTGTTATCATTACAGACCGAAATCTTCAAACTCCTAAATATATCACTGTCTTTAATTTATCACTGACAAACATTTGTGAGAGTATCACTGTAATCCCTCAGAAACTGGGTGCATTTTTGTTCGGGAATCAGTTGATCCCGTATGGATTGTGCTTGTGTGATATGCTCTCcaatatgttatttttttcagtgcattcaCTAACTCTCAGTATTCTGTCTTCTGAAAGATTAGCAGCCATTTGTTTACCACTGAGGTATCATATGATTGTGACCCACAGATCTATGCTTGTTAGAATTGGTGCTTCATGCACACTAACACTAATGCGAACAATCATCAGCAGACTTTATTTTTGCAGAACTAGAGTCATAATCATTCATTTCTCTGATCGCAGGTCAAATTTCCCAAGCTGTGTCAGCATGAGTGTTCTGTTTCAGGTCATCATCATGTTTCCAGTTTTTTGTGTAATCTTTTCATACACATGCATAGCTGTAACATTGTTCAGAACCCCACAGGACCATCAAAACGCCACAAAGACATGTACTGCTCATTTAATGGTAGTGGCTTACCTGCCCATATGCATAACATATGTATTTTGGGTCCTTTTAAGCACCAGCACTACAATAAGTATTCTTTCTCTGACCTCTGTGCTTCCTTCGATGCTTAACCCTATAATCTACACTTTCATGACAAAGGAGTTTATGGCATCTGTGAAAAAGgcttag
- the LOC131547917 gene encoding olfactory receptor 1468-like, whose protein sequence is MSSMQSNSSANVTFVRPATFFINGFFNVPHAKYYYVFLSLVYVVTVLGNSFIMCIIYLAHRLHTAKYIAVFHLALSDLCGSSALIPKLIDMFLFEHQDISYEACLANMFFVFHFMNLQSLTLLALAYDRLVAICFPLQYHAIVTKQAMFLIIGVMWIFSVTFIASMVSLITRLSICRSNIVNSYFCDHGPIYRLACNDNNINIIMANICFGLLVCMPLILIIISYFCIALVLLKIAHGVDRIKAMKTCTSHFILVAIFYVPLLGINIAALATFIHPNARIINNSLTQTIPPMLNPIIYTLKTEEVMQSIKELYKCNKVNTIIQRKRLNVKGY, encoded by the coding sequence ATGAGCTCCATGCAGTCAAACTCCTCTGCAAATGTGACCTTTGTTCGTCCTGCAACTTTTTTCATCAATGGTTTTTTTAATGTCCCACATGCAAAATACTActatgtgtttttgtctttagtGTATGTTGTGACTGTTTTAGGGAATTCATTTATCATGTGTATCATTTATTTGGCCCACAGACTCCACACAGCCAAATACATTGCTGTTTTTCATCTAGCGCTTTCTGATTTGTGTGGAAGCTCAGCTTTGATTCCCAAACTCATAGACATGTTTTTATTCGAGCACCAGGACATTTCATATGAAGCATGTTTGgcaaatatgttttttgtttttcatttcatgAATCTGCAGTCTTTGACACTACTCGCTTTGGCTTATGACAGACTGGTTGCTATTTGTTTTCCTCTTCAGTATCATGCCATTGTAACCAAACAAGCCATGTTTCTGATCATAGGGGTGATGTGGattttttctgtcacttttattGCTTCAATGGTGAGTTTGATCACAAGACTCTCTATTTGTAGATCTAACATAGTCAATAGTTATTTTTGTGATCATGGCCCTATTTATAGACTAGCttgtaatgataataatataaatattatcatGGCAAACATTTGTTTTGGTCTCCTCGTATGTATGCCACTGATATTGATAATCATATCATATTTCTGCATTGCCTTAGTTTTGCTTAAGATTGCTCATGGAGTTGACAGGATCAAAGCCATGAAAACCTGCACCTCACATTTCATATTGGTGGCAATTTTTTATGTGCCACTTTTAGGTATTAATATTGCAGCTTTAGCAACATTTATCCATCCAAACGCCCGGATAATTAACAATTCCCTGACACAGACAATACCACCTATGCTGAATCCCATCATATACACTCTAAAGACAGAGGAGGTCATGCAATCCATAAAAGAACTATATAAATGCAACAAGGTGAACACTATAATACAGAGAAAAAGGTTAAATGTAAAGgggtattaa
- the LOC131547713 gene encoding olfactory receptor 1073-like, with protein MSSMQADSSTNVTFVRPAAFFISGFFNMSHAKYYYVFLSLVYVVTVLGNSFIMCIIYLARRLHTAKYIAVFHLALSDLCGSSALIPKVMDTFLFDHQVVSYEACLANMFFVYHFMNLQSLTLLVLAYDRLVAICFPLRYHAIVTKPAMFLIIGVMWIFSVTYLSVLVGFVNTLSFCRSVVINSYFCDQGLIYRLACNGNSLNVLMGKISFGLLMCTPLILIIITYFCISLALFKIAHGADRVKAIKTCTSHLMLVAILYLPVLSNNIAAATTPIHPNTRLINISLTQTIPPMLNPIIYTLKTEEVMQSIKELYKRSRVCATIEINIKCNGRI; from the coding sequence ATGAGCTCCATGCAGGCAGACTCCTCTACAAATGTGACCTTTGTTCGTCCTGCAGCATTTTTCATCAGTGGTTTTTTTAATATGTCACATGCAAAATATTACTATGTGTTCTTGTCTTTAGTGTATGTTGTGACTGTTTTGGGGAATTCATTTATCATGTGTATCATTTATTTGGCCCGCAGACTTCACACGGCCAAATACATTGCTGTTTTTCATCTGGCCCTTTCTGATCTGTGTGGAAGCTCAGCTTTGATTCCAAAAGTCAtggacacatttttatttgaccaCCAGGTTGTTTCATATGAAGCATGTTTGGcaaatatgttttttgtatatCATTTTATGAATCTGCAATCTTTGACACTACTTGTTTTGGCTTATGACAGACTGGTTGCTATTTGTTTTCCTCTACGGTATCATGCCATTGTAACCAAACCAGCCATGTTTCTGATCATAGGGGTGATGTGGATTTTTTCTGTAACATATTTATCTGTACTTGTAGGTTTTGTGAATACACTCTCTTTTTGTAGATCTGTTGTTATTAATAGTTACTTTTGTGATCAAGGACTTATCTATAGACTAGCTTGTAATGGAAATTCTTTAAATGTATTGATGGGAAAAATTAGCTTTGGTCTCCTCATGTGCACACCACTCATACTGATCATCATCACATATTTCTGCATTTCTCTGGCTCTGTTTAAGATTGCTCATGGTGCTGACCGGGTCAAAGCCATAAAAACCTGCACCTCACATCTCATGTTGGTGGCAATTTTGTATCTCCCAGTTTTAAGTAATAACATTGCTGCTGCCACAACACCGATCCATCCAAACACCCGGTTAATTAACATTTCATTGACACAGACAATACCACCTATGCTGAATCCCATCATATACACTCTAAAGACGGAGGAGGTCATGCAATCCATAAAAGAACTGTACAAACGCAGTAGGGTGTGTGCtactatagaaataaatataaaatgcaatgggagaatttaa